A section of the Streptomyces sp. V3I8 genome encodes:
- a CDS encoding chaplin — protein sequence MSRIAKAAGVALGTSAVVLSGTGLAMADADAASTAAGSPGVASGNAIQVPVHVPINLCGNTVNVIGLLNPAFGNGCANLSHHDEGYGH from the coding sequence ATGTCTCGCATCGCGAAGGCAGCCGGTGTCGCTCTCGGCACGAGCGCCGTTGTGCTCAGTGGTACCGGTCTGGCCATGGCGGACGCGGACGCCGCGAGCACGGCCGCCGGCTCGCCCGGCGTGGCGTCGGGCAACGCCATCCAGGTTCCGGTCCACGTGCCGATCAACCTCTGCGGCAACACCGTGAACGTCATCGGCCTGCTGAACCCGGCGTTCGGCAACGGGTGCGCGAACCTCAGCCACCACGACGAGGGCTACGGTCACTGA
- a CDS encoding serine/threonine-protein kinase produces MNAPGDMVDGRFELLERLGSGGMGTVWRARDGVLHREVALKAVRQDAAADEAVRERVLREARALARVSHPNVVMIHHIVDDDPHPWLVMELVPGVSLQERLADGPLRPAEAARLGRQVLSALRAADAAGVQHRDVKPANILLRPDGSAVLTDFGIAALQGSTALTATGELIGSPEYIAPERIRGNDNDPASDLWSLGLVLYVCVEGVSPLRRGTTLATLAAVLDEDEAVPPPVRSGPLAPVLQALLVRDPAARPDAARLDAMLAQAESGTAPDPDRALPASTAPLPPASPAPPTSPTAPTDVLRVPADVRRAPADAMRVPPASAGPSRGPGRRRGRAALVVTAVVVALATAATTLALTLGNRNGGEARGAEGADRSTTAGSSAPSARRTPAPTPSSPAPSKKTVAQPTASEDTGDGEGAGDGWIAQLHSEPVGTGTAARDRRLATVRQSVPEAVYVRSDDYASLRPGFWVFYAPGPFADGRAALAFCDARGRTTPTTCVGRYLSTDADDRGLQCRPPAATPTGRCTRP; encoded by the coding sequence ATGAACGCACCGGGGGACATGGTCGACGGGCGGTTCGAGTTGCTCGAGCGGCTCGGCAGCGGGGGTATGGGAACGGTATGGCGGGCGCGTGACGGCGTGCTGCACCGGGAGGTCGCCCTCAAGGCCGTACGGCAGGACGCGGCGGCCGACGAGGCCGTCCGCGAGCGGGTGTTGCGGGAGGCGCGGGCGCTGGCCCGGGTCAGTCATCCGAACGTGGTGATGATCCATCACATCGTGGACGACGACCCTCACCCCTGGCTCGTGATGGAACTGGTGCCCGGGGTCTCGCTCCAGGAACGCCTCGCCGACGGCCCGCTGCGCCCCGCGGAGGCCGCCCGGCTGGGCCGGCAGGTGCTCAGCGCCCTGCGCGCCGCCGACGCGGCGGGGGTCCAGCACCGGGACGTCAAGCCCGCCAACATCCTTCTGCGCCCCGACGGCTCCGCCGTGCTCACCGACTTCGGGATCGCCGCGCTGCAGGGCTCCACCGCGCTGACGGCGACCGGCGAACTCATCGGCTCCCCGGAGTACATCGCCCCCGAACGGATCCGGGGCAACGACAACGACCCGGCGTCCGACCTCTGGTCCCTGGGGCTGGTCCTGTACGTCTGCGTGGAGGGCGTCAGCCCGCTGCGCCGCGGGACGACCCTGGCCACCCTGGCCGCCGTCCTCGACGAGGACGAGGCCGTGCCCCCGCCGGTGCGCTCGGGCCCGCTCGCCCCCGTACTGCAGGCGCTGCTCGTACGCGATCCGGCGGCCCGGCCCGACGCGGCACGGCTGGACGCGATGCTGGCGCAGGCCGAGTCGGGTACGGCACCGGACCCGGACCGGGCGCTGCCCGCCTCGACCGCCCCGCTGCCGCCCGCCTCCCCGGCGCCGCCCACCTCCCCGACGGCGCCGACGGACGTCCTGCGGGTCCCGGCGGACGTCCGGCGCGCCCCGGCGGACGCCATGCGGGTCCCGCCCGCCTCCGCCGGTCCTTCGCGCGGGCCCGGGCGCCGAAGAGGCCGCGCGGCGCTCGTGGTGACCGCCGTCGTGGTCGCCCTCGCGACGGCGGCCACCACCCTGGCGCTCACCCTGGGCAACCGGAACGGCGGCGAGGCCCGCGGGGCCGAGGGCGCCGACCGCTCGACGACGGCCGGCTCGTCCGCACCGTCCGCGCGGCGGACGCCGGCCCCCACCCCGTCGTCCCCGGCCCCCTCGAAGAAGACGGTGGCTCAGCCGACCGCCTCCGAGGACACCGGGGACGGCGAGGGAGCCGGCGACGGATGGATCGCCCAACTCCACTCCGAACCGGTCGGCACCGGCACCGCCGCCCGGGACCGGCGGCTCGCCACCGTCCGTCAGTCCGTCCCCGAGGCCGTCTACGTCCGCAGCGACGACTACGCGTCCCTCCGCCCGGGCTTCTGGGTCTTCTACGCTCCCGGCCCCTTCGCCGACGGCCGCGCCGCCCTGGCCTTCTGCGACGCACGCGGCAGGACCACGCCGACCACCTGCGTCGGCCGGTACCTGAGCACGGACGCCGACGACCGCGGCCTCCAGTGCCGGCCGCCCGCCGCCACCCCGACGGGCCGCTGCACGCGCCCGTGA
- a CDS encoding DUF3344 domain-containing protein produces MRNSLGLLLRRGTVSAFSLASLCVPGGPVAAAPAPPGADAGARVAAEAEGLPFAQRYRALRHGGIVRAANVSVTCRGPLAPTTVSCPAAQAGAAAPNDGFDMFYTDVDSDPNTYNSSRATVALPAGAEVAYARLYWGGNLRAGEQKPPRDNGRVLFAEPGGRYKEVLADTVVGHRVARDADAYQASADVTPLVRSSGAGAYTVAQVNVAMGHSAAGAWGGWTLVVAYEKESEPLRHLAVWDGFGPLGPGDDQVVRMHDLDFPAGAAGRVGLVAYDGDRGRTGDSLTVSDGWGLPVPLGDGANPRDDVLNSTIGEADGTASARTPSYPNTLGYDSDVLDLDEGLRFGGDRLEFRLASRRDAAWAGALFVAVDAKR; encoded by the coding sequence ATGCGCAATTCCCTGGGTCTTCTGTTGCGCCGTGGGACGGTGAGTGCTTTTTCCCTCGCTTCGCTCTGTGTGCCGGGCGGACCGGTGGCGGCCGCGCCCGCCCCGCCGGGTGCGGACGCGGGTGCGCGGGTCGCCGCCGAGGCGGAGGGTCTGCCGTTCGCGCAGCGGTACCGCGCGCTGCGGCACGGCGGGATCGTCCGGGCCGCCAACGTGTCGGTCACCTGCCGCGGGCCGCTCGCGCCGACGACGGTGTCCTGCCCCGCCGCACAGGCGGGGGCCGCGGCCCCGAACGACGGCTTCGACATGTTCTACACCGACGTCGACAGCGACCCGAACACCTACAACTCCAGCCGCGCCACGGTCGCGTTGCCGGCCGGCGCCGAGGTCGCGTACGCGCGGCTGTACTGGGGCGGCAACCTACGGGCCGGTGAGCAGAAGCCGCCGCGGGACAACGGGCGCGTGCTGTTCGCGGAGCCCGGCGGCCGGTACAAGGAGGTGCTCGCGGACACCGTCGTCGGGCACCGGGTGGCGCGGGACGCGGACGCCTACCAGGCCTCGGCGGACGTCACCCCGCTGGTGAGGTCGAGCGGCGCGGGCGCGTACACCGTGGCGCAGGTCAATGTGGCGATGGGGCACTCGGCGGCCGGCGCGTGGGGCGGCTGGACCCTGGTGGTGGCGTACGAGAAGGAGTCGGAGCCGCTGCGGCATCTGGCGGTGTGGGACGGCTTCGGCCCGCTGGGTCCGGGCGACGACCAGGTGGTCCGGATGCACGACCTGGACTTCCCCGCGGGGGCCGCGGGACGCGTGGGGCTCGTCGCCTACGACGGGGACCGCGGGCGGACCGGTGACTCGCTCACCGTGTCGGACGGGTGGGGCCTGCCCGTGCCCCTCGGCGACGGCGCCAACCCCCGTGACGACGTACTGAACTCGACCATCGGCGAAGCCGACGGGACGGCCTCCGCGCGGACGCCCTCGTACCCGAACACGCTCGGGTACGACTCCGACGTCCTCGATCTCGACGAGGGGCTGCGGTTCGGCGGGGACCGACTGGAGTTCCGGCTGGCGTCGCGGCGGGACGCGGCCTGGGCCGGCGCGCTGTTCGTCGCCGTCGACGCGAAGCGCTGA
- a CDS encoding DUF5949 family protein: MTSATSETRPFPAADLGTLVVMAWSGEQPDGNMPYLLAYPLGDGENGPEGSAAAVERLLEANGLPLGDPVVDATRQPDFPVRLLVEADQAVVGMTRLNARCPVPPEWLAAVGERGHAYFLFTTRPWPEAEPGKPVEPEALAAFVGDEETLTRAAHALVPARDPR, encoded by the coding sequence ATGACCTCAGCAACCAGCGAAACGCGCCCTTTCCCCGCCGCGGACCTCGGCACGCTCGTCGTCATGGCATGGAGCGGCGAACAGCCCGACGGCAACATGCCGTACCTCCTCGCCTACCCCCTCGGCGACGGCGAGAACGGTCCCGAGGGCTCCGCGGCCGCCGTCGAGCGACTGCTGGAGGCCAACGGCCTGCCCCTCGGCGACCCGGTCGTCGACGCCACCCGGCAGCCCGACTTCCCGGTCCGCCTCCTCGTCGAGGCGGACCAGGCCGTCGTCGGCATGACCCGGCTCAACGCGCGATGCCCCGTACCGCCGGAGTGGCTCGCCGCAGTCGGCGAACGCGGTCACGCCTACTTCCTGTTCACCACCCGCCCGTGGCCCGAGGCAGAGCCGGGCAAGCCCGTCGAGCCCGAGGCGCTGGCCGCTTTCGTCGGCGACGAGGAAACCCTGACCAGGGCGGCGCACGCCCTGGTCCCGGCCCGTGACCCGCGCTGA
- a CDS encoding glycosyltransferase, whose product MHLSTPGSRPRILHVSQPVDGGVARVVTDLARAQLAAGAEVAVACPASGGLATAAGDLGAGVRDWQATRSPGPRLAREVRSLRRIVRDVRPDVVHAHSAKAGLAVRLAVRGRVPTVFQPHAWSFEAAGGATGLLALNWERLGARWASRMICVSEAERQTGQRSGIRGRWSVIPNGIDLAGYHPVPADTVRAGIPLLTRIGPAAPLVVCVGRLCRQKGQDVLLEAWHEVTRRVPGARLVLVGDGPDARSLRARAPASVLFAGAVTDAAPWYQAADLVVLPSRWEGMALAPLEAMACGRPVVLTDVDGARESLPPGQGPRCLVPPDRPKALAGAVAGLLLDPPLRASLGRQARRYATTTHDVRRTAAAVADVYRDLIGTWPTGRGTGVDHTECRESIHT is encoded by the coding sequence ATGCACCTGTCCACCCCCGGCTCCCGGCCACGGATCCTGCACGTCTCCCAGCCCGTCGACGGCGGGGTGGCCCGCGTGGTCACGGACCTGGCGCGGGCGCAGCTGGCCGCCGGCGCCGAGGTCGCCGTCGCCTGTCCGGCGTCCGGCGGCCTCGCGACGGCGGCCGGGGACCTGGGCGCCGGTGTACGGGACTGGCAGGCGACCCGGTCGCCGGGACCGCGGCTCGCGCGGGAGGTACGGAGTCTGCGTCGGATCGTGCGGGACGTGCGTCCCGACGTGGTGCACGCGCACAGCGCCAAGGCCGGTCTCGCGGTACGGCTCGCCGTGCGCGGGCGGGTGCCGACCGTGTTCCAGCCGCACGCCTGGTCGTTCGAGGCCGCCGGCGGCGCCACCGGGCTGCTCGCGCTCAACTGGGAGCGGCTGGGCGCGCGGTGGGCGTCGCGGATGATCTGCGTCAGTGAGGCCGAGCGGCAGACCGGACAGCGGTCGGGCATCAGGGGACGCTGGAGCGTCATCCCCAACGGCATCGACCTGGCGGGCTACCACCCGGTGCCGGCGGACACCGTGCGGGCCGGGATCCCGCTGCTCACGCGGATCGGTCCGGCGGCGCCGCTCGTGGTCTGCGTCGGACGGCTCTGCCGGCAGAAGGGACAGGACGTCCTCCTGGAGGCGTGGCACGAGGTGACCCGGCGGGTGCCCGGCGCGCGGCTGGTGCTGGTCGGCGACGGGCCGGACGCGCGGTCGCTGCGGGCCCGGGCCCCCGCGTCCGTGCTGTTCGCCGGGGCCGTCACCGACGCCGCGCCCTGGTACCAGGCCGCCGACCTGGTGGTCCTGCCGTCCCGCTGGGAGGGCATGGCGCTGGCGCCGCTGGAGGCCATGGCCTGCGGGCGGCCCGTCGTGCTCACCGACGTGGACGGGGCCCGCGAGAGCCTGCCACCGGGCCAGGGGCCGCGCTGCCTGGTGCCGCCCGACCGGCCGAAGGCGCTGGCCGGGGCGGTCGCCGGGCTGCTCCTCGACCCGCCGCTGCGCGCGTCGCTCGGCCGTCAGGCACGCCGGTACGCAACGACCACGCACGACGTGCGGCGCACGGCCGCGGCCGTCGCCGACGTGTACCGCGACCTGATCGGCACCTGGCCG
- a CDS encoding tyrosinase family protein → MVYTRKNVSALTRTERRRLVEAFLEIKRTGEYDEFVRVHIDHYVSDGEKGLRTAHMTPSFLPWHRRFLLDLERALRRVDPTVSVPYWDWTRDRTPAAPLWGEDLLGGNGRRSDHQVTTGPFARRHRKWVVKESMTDGDYLTRDLGRPRDPLALPTADDVAGALDDPVYDTQPWNSTSGRGFRNKLEGWGHGRGNDAWRNHNRVHRWVGGHMLGGASVNDPVFWLHHSFVDLLWTRWQKRHRGARYLPASPPGLGDLQHGRVVARHEAMPPWDVTPDELEDHSRIYRYV, encoded by the coding sequence ATGGTGTACACGCGTAAGAACGTGAGCGCGCTGACGCGTACGGAGAGGCGCAGGCTCGTCGAGGCGTTCCTGGAGATCAAACGCACCGGTGAGTACGACGAGTTCGTCCGCGTGCACATCGACCACTACGTGTCGGACGGCGAGAAGGGGCTGCGTACGGCTCACATGACGCCCTCCTTCCTCCCCTGGCACCGGCGGTTCCTGCTGGACCTGGAGCGGGCCCTGCGCCGGGTGGACCCCACGGTGTCCGTGCCCTACTGGGACTGGACGAGGGACCGCACACCCGCCGCCCCGCTCTGGGGCGAGGACCTGCTCGGCGGCAACGGACGGCGGTCCGACCACCAGGTCACGACCGGGCCCTTCGCCCGCCGGCACCGGAAGTGGGTCGTCAAGGAGTCGATGACCGACGGCGACTACCTCACCCGCGACCTCGGCAGGCCCCGCGATCCGCTCGCCCTGCCCACGGCGGACGACGTCGCCGGGGCCCTGGACGACCCGGTGTACGACACACAGCCCTGGAACTCCACCTCCGGCCGCGGTTTCCGCAACAAGCTGGAGGGGTGGGGACACGGGCGCGGCAACGACGCCTGGCGCAACCACAACCGCGTCCACCGCTGGGTCGGCGGACACATGCTGGGCGGGGCGTCCGTCAACGACCCCGTCTTCTGGCTGCACCACTCCTTCGTGGACCTGCTCTGGACACGCTGGCAGAAGCGGCACCGGGGCGCCCGGTACCTGCCCGCCTCGCCGCCGGGCCTCGGTGACCTGCAGCACGGGCGGGTCGTGGCGCGGCACGAGGCGATGCCGCCGTGGGACGTGACACCGGACGAACTGGAGGACCACAGCCGGATCTACCGGTACGTGTGA
- a CDS encoding tyrosinase family oxidase copper chaperone: protein MRPGNDARRDVLRGVLAAAVTVALAPFVVASRRSRAEPYAPGGESGDPDRLESDRFEAEFAAGFDEAYRGRRIRGYREPAGDVRPAGAARTPIAGSWQVTVDGRPLHLMRRADGGYLTMIDHYRSYPTPLAAARAAVDELGGTLRLRAPATEAGAEPGHGAGHGAGHETGHGTEKEEGEEHGHGVHA, encoded by the coding sequence ATGAGGCCGGGGAACGATGCGCGGCGTGACGTCCTGAGAGGGGTGCTCGCGGCGGCCGTGACCGTCGCCCTGGCGCCGTTCGTCGTCGCGTCGAGACGGTCGCGCGCCGAGCCGTACGCCCCCGGTGGGGAATCCGGCGACCCGGACCGCCTCGAATCGGACCGTTTCGAGGCGGAGTTCGCGGCCGGGTTCGACGAGGCGTACCGGGGGCGCCGGATCCGTGGGTACCGGGAGCCGGCCGGTGACGTGCGTCCGGCCGGGGCCGCGCGCACGCCGATCGCCGGGTCCTGGCAGGTCACGGTGGACGGCCGGCCGCTGCACCTCATGCGGCGGGCCGACGGCGGCTATCTGACGATGATCGACCACTACCGGTCGTACCCGACCCCGCTGGCCGCCGCCCGCGCGGCCGTGGACGAACTGGGCGGGACCCTGCGGCTGCGCGCGCCCGCCACGGAGGCGGGGGCGGAACCGGGTCACGGGGCGGGGCACGGGGCAGGCCACGAGACGGGGCACGGAACGGAGAAGGAGGAGGGGGAGGAGCACGGGCATGGTGTACACGCGTAA
- a CDS encoding chaplin — protein MSRIAKGLVFTSVAAAAVAGTAGIAAADSDASAVAANSPGVLSGNVLQIPVHVPINLCGNTIDVIGLLNPAFGNKCVNN, from the coding sequence ATGTCGCGTATCGCGAAGGGCCTGGTCTTTACCTCCGTGGCCGCCGCCGCCGTGGCCGGCACCGCCGGCATCGCCGCTGCCGACAGTGACGCGAGCGCCGTCGCCGCCAACTCCCCGGGTGTCCTCTCGGGCAACGTGCTGCAGATCCCCGTTCACGTGCCGATCAACCTGTGCGGCAACACGATCGACGTGATCGGCCTGCTGAACCCGGCGTTCGGCAACAAGTGCGTCAACAACTGA